A section of the Clostridium sp. TW13 genome encodes:
- a CDS encoding ABC transporter ATP-binding protein: MSSDRGRGRGPMGGGPMRGMGKVEKAKDFKGSLKRLIGYLAPYKIKLIAVFITAILSTIFSIVSPKIMGRATTKLFEGIIMKKMHIPGAAVDFEYILQIVLNLIVLYLISSIFTYIQQYLMAGVSQNTVYDMRKEAENKLGRLPIKYFDSRSHGDVLSRFTNDMDNISTTLQQSLTQLITSIITIIGILIMMLTISPLMTLIAIVVLPVTMLVISPILKKSQGFFANQQKELGNLNGHIEEMYTGHNIVKAFGHEEKAINEFKEINEKLYDVGWKAQFISGLMMPMMMFVNNIAYVAVCVVGGFLATKKKLEVGDIQAFIQYMRQFSQPINQTANIANIIQSTVASAERVFEILDEAEEIPDEVNAKQITSCKGEVRFDHVKFGYKDGQTLISDMNIDVKSGQTIAIVGPTGAGKTTLINLLMRFYEVNEGKILVDGIDIRDLKREDLRNTFGMVLQDTWSFNGTIRDNIAYGRQGATEEEIVAAAKAAHADHFIRTLEDGYDTVLNEEATNISQGQKQLLTIARAILADPSILILDEATSSVDTRTEVYIQKAMDRLMHGRTSFVIAHRLSTIRDADLILVMNHGNVIEQGNHKELMAENGFYADLYNSQFSGKQIDEAM; this comes from the coding sequence ATGAGTTCAGATAGAGGAAGAGGCAGAGGCCCTATGGGCGGAGGCCCAATGCGAGGAATGGGCAAGGTAGAAAAGGCCAAGGACTTTAAAGGTAGTTTAAAGAGATTAATTGGATACCTAGCACCATATAAAATAAAATTAATAGCAGTATTCATTACAGCTATATTAAGTACAATATTCTCAATAGTGAGCCCTAAGATAATGGGTAGAGCTACAACTAAGCTTTTTGAAGGAATAATAATGAAGAAGATGCACATTCCAGGTGCAGCTGTAGATTTTGAGTATATACTACAAATTGTATTAAATCTTATAGTTTTATATTTGATTAGTTCAATTTTTACTTATATACAACAATATTTAATGGCAGGCGTATCACAAAACACTGTGTATGATATGCGTAAGGAAGCAGAAAATAAATTAGGAAGATTACCTATAAAATATTTTGATTCAAGATCTCATGGAGATGTATTAAGTAGATTTACTAATGATATGGATAATATCAGTACAACCTTACAACAGAGTTTAACTCAGCTTATAACTTCTATTATTACTATAATAGGAATTCTAATAATGATGCTTACAATAAGTCCATTAATGACTCTAATTGCTATAGTAGTATTACCAGTAACTATGCTAGTAATAAGTCCTATACTAAAGAAGTCACAAGGCTTCTTTGCTAATCAACAAAAAGAACTTGGTAACTTAAATGGACATATTGAAGAAATGTACACAGGTCATAACATAGTTAAGGCTTTTGGACATGAGGAAAAGGCTATAAACGAGTTTAAAGAAATAAATGAAAAGCTATATGACGTAGGTTGGAAGGCACAATTTATTTCGGGTTTAATGATGCCTATGATGATGTTTGTTAACAATATAGCTTATGTGGCAGTATGTGTTGTGGGTGGATTCTTAGCAACAAAGAAGAAACTAGAAGTTGGAGATATTCAAGCATTTATACAATATATGAGACAATTCTCTCAACCTATAAACCAAACAGCTAACATAGCGAACATTATTCAATCAACAGTTGCTTCAGCTGAACGTGTATTTGAAATATTAGATGAAGCAGAAGAAATTCCAGATGAAGTTAACGCAAAGCAAATAACTTCTTGCAAAGGTGAAGTTAGATTCGATCATGTTAAATTTGGTTATAAGGATGGTCAAACTCTAATCAGTGATATGAACATTGATGTTAAGAGTGGTCAAACTATAGCTATTGTTGGACCTACAGGAGCAGGAAAGACTACACTTATAAACCTATTGATGAGATTCTATGAAGTTAACGAAGGTAAGATTTTAGTTGACGGTATAGATATAAGAGATTTAAAGAGAGAAGATTTGCGTAATACTTTTGGAATGGTACTTCAAGATACTTGGTCATTTAATGGAACAATAAGAGATAATATAGCTTATGGTAGACAAGGTGCTACAGAAGAAGAGATAGTTGCAGCTGCAAAGGCAGCACATGCAGATCACTTCATAAGAACTCTTGAAGATGGATATGATACTGTCTTAAATGAAGAAGCAACAAATATATCTCAAGGCCAAAAGCAGTTATTGACTATTGCCAGGGCAATACTTGCAGATCCAAGCATATTAATTCTAGATGAGGCGACTAGTAGTGTAGATACTAGAACAGAAGTATATATACAAAAGGCTATGGATAGACTTATGCATGGCAGAACAAGCTTTGTTATAGCACATAGACTTTCTACAATTAGAGATGCTGATTTAATCCTTGTAATGAATCATGGTAATGTAATTGAACAAGGAAATCATAAAGAATTGATGGCTGAAAATGGATTCTATGCAGACTTATATAATAGTCAATTTTCAGGGAAACAAATAGATGAAGCAATGTAA
- a CDS encoding ABC transporter ATP-binding protein, with product MLKLTKYLKSYTVWLLAILALAFGQTMADLNLPNIMSEIVDTGIVKSDTSFIIQKGGVMLLVSFGGALCAILLGLLASKVAVGVAKKMREDVFMKVESFSLSEFNKIGTSSLITRSTNDINQIQQVLIMILRIAVTAPVMFIGALIMAVSRDKALSMVFVVIIPLLLLTLGVVSGKAMPLFKSMQGKIDKLNRVVREGLIGIRVVRAFNRTEYEEKRFDESSRDLADTAIKVNKIMAVMMPLMMFFFNCMSIAIIWFGSKRIDLGEMNVGDLMAFIQYAMQVMMSVLMVAMIFIMVPRASASGERIREVLSVKPIIKDAEQTKVVNGSRGYLEFKNVVFRYPGAEQSVLNNISFSAKPGETTAIIGSTGSGKSALINLIPRFYDIESGEILVDGVNIKELSQKDLRSKIGVVPQKAVLFSGTIKDNIRYGKEDATDEEIKHAAEVAQASEFISEMKEGYDSEIAQGGNNVSGGQKQRLSIARAIVRNPEIYIFDDSFSALDFKTDAKLRGALKDETKDSTVIIVAQRVSTVMDADRIIVLDEGTISGVGTHKELLENCEVYKEIVSSQLSEEEIA from the coding sequence ATGTTGAAATTAACAAAGTATTTAAAGAGTTATACAGTTTGGCTTTTGGCTATATTAGCATTAGCTTTCGGACAAACTATGGCAGATTTAAATTTGCCAAATATAATGTCTGAGATTGTTGATACTGGAATAGTAAAATCTGATACTTCTTTTATCATTCAAAAAGGAGGAGTCATGTTATTAGTATCTTTTGGAGGAGCACTTTGTGCAATACTATTAGGGCTATTGGCTTCTAAGGTAGCAGTAGGTGTAGCTAAGAAGATGCGTGAAGATGTATTTATGAAGGTAGAAAGTTTTTCTCTTAGTGAGTTCAATAAAATAGGAACTTCATCACTTATTACAAGAAGTACTAATGATATTAACCAAATACAACAAGTTCTTATTATGATATTACGTATAGCAGTTACAGCTCCTGTTATGTTTATCGGAGCGTTAATAATGGCTGTTTCAAGAGATAAGGCATTATCTATGGTGTTTGTAGTAATAATTCCATTGTTATTACTTACATTAGGAGTAGTGTCAGGAAAAGCAATGCCTTTATTTAAAAGCATGCAAGGTAAAATTGATAAACTAAATAGAGTTGTTAGAGAAGGTCTTATAGGAATAAGAGTAGTACGTGCATTTAACCGTACTGAGTATGAAGAAAAAAGATTTGATGAATCAAGTAGAGATTTAGCAGATACAGCTATAAAGGTTAATAAGATAATGGCAGTTATGATGCCGCTTATGATGTTCTTTTTCAACTGTATGTCTATTGCTATAATATGGTTTGGTTCAAAAAGAATAGATTTAGGCGAAATGAATGTTGGAGATTTAATGGCATTTATCCAATATGCTATGCAAGTAATGATGTCTGTACTTATGGTTGCCATGATATTTATAATGGTACCTCGTGCATCAGCATCTGGAGAAAGAATTAGAGAAGTTCTATCTGTTAAACCAATTATAAAGGATGCAGAACAAACAAAAGTAGTTAATGGTTCTAGAGGATATTTAGAGTTTAAGAATGTAGTATTTAGATATCCTGGTGCAGAACAATCAGTACTAAACAATATCAGTTTTAGTGCAAAACCAGGTGAAACTACAGCTATTATAGGTAGTACTGGTTCTGGAAAGTCTGCGTTGATTAACTTAATACCTCGTTTCTATGATATAGAAAGTGGTGAAATCTTAGTAGATGGAGTTAATATAAAAGAATTATCTCAAAAAGATTTAAGATCTAAGATTGGAGTAGTTCCACAAAAGGCAGTACTTTTCTCAGGAACTATAAAAGACAATATTAGATATGGTAAAGAAGATGCTACAGATGAAGAAATAAAGCATGCAGCTGAGGTTGCACAAGCTAGTGAGTTTATTTCAGAGATGAAGGAAGGTTATGATTCAGAAATAGCTCAAGGCGGAAATAATGTTTCTGGTGGACAAAAGCAACGTTTATCCATAGCAAGGGCTATAGTTAGAAATCCAGAAATCTATATATTTGATGATAGTTTTTCTGCTCTAGATTTTAAAACTGATGCTAAGTTACGTGGAGCTTTAAAGGATGAAACTAAGGATTCAACAGTTATAATAGTAGCACAAAGAGTTTCTACAGTAATGGATGCAGATAGAATAATAGTTTTAGATGAAGGTACAATTTCTGGAGTAGGAACTCATAAAGAACTTTTAGAAAATTGTGAGGTTTACAAGGAAATCGTGTCATCACAACTTTCAGAGGAGGAGATAGCATGA
- a CDS encoding MarR family winged helix-turn-helix transcriptional regulator yields the protein MQNNDTEQLYYLFERVIKLKFNRAFVLCDDIGIHPGQNHMLSFLYKHEGQSQKQIADMINIKPSTVTIMIKKMEKANLVKRIPDEMDQRVIRVYLSDEGRIICKKLLEVNNQIQEECLKDFDEQEIEELHKLLSKVKNNLEQFEDEKLFKEKMQKHMECHHGAKEEDN from the coding sequence ATGCAGAATAATGATACGGAGCAGTTGTACTATCTTTTCGAGAGAGTTATAAAATTGAAGTTTAATAGAGCTTTTGTTCTATGTGATGATATAGGTATTCATCCAGGACAAAATCATATGCTAAGTTTTTTGTATAAGCATGAAGGACAAAGTCAAAAACAGATTGCTGATATGATAAATATAAAGCCATCTACTGTAACAATCATGATAAAAAAGATGGAGAAAGCTAATCTTGTAAAAAGAATACCAGATGAGATGGATCAAAGAGTTATAAGAGTGTATTTATCTGATGAAGGCAGAATAATATGTAAGAAGTTACTTGAAGTAAATAATCAAATTCAAGAAGAGTGTCTTAAGGATTTTGATGAGCAGGAAATAGAAGAGTTACATAAATTATTATCCAAGGTAAAAAATAATCTTGAACAATTTGAAGATGAAAAGTTATTTAAAGAGAAAATGCAAAAACACATGGAATGCCATCATGGAGCAAAAGAAGAGGACAATTAA